A stretch of Microbulbifer bruguierae DNA encodes these proteins:
- a CDS encoding NADPH-dependent FMN reductase, producing the protein MTSNSLNILGICGSLRRASFNRAAMHTAAEIAGDGAKFTFASLADIPLYDQDLRDQGVPETVETLSAQVRAADAILFATPEYNYSVPGVLKNAIDWLSRMDQQPFADKPVAVMSASMSAFGGARAQYDLRRILIYLDAHFVNKPEVMISFAHKKFDGDGNLSDEDTREHIGRLVTALCEWAQRLHTAPT; encoded by the coding sequence CTCCAACTCCCTGAACATCCTCGGCATCTGCGGCAGCTTGCGCAGGGCTTCCTTCAACAGAGCCGCCATGCACACAGCGGCAGAAATCGCTGGCGACGGTGCGAAATTCACCTTCGCGAGCCTGGCCGACATTCCCCTGTACGATCAGGATCTCCGGGACCAGGGGGTACCGGAAACGGTAGAAACCCTGAGTGCGCAAGTGCGGGCGGCGGACGCCATTCTCTTTGCCACACCGGAGTACAATTACTCGGTCCCCGGGGTACTCAAAAATGCCATCGACTGGCTGTCGCGTATGGATCAACAACCCTTCGCCGACAAGCCCGTAGCGGTGATGAGCGCCAGTATGAGCGCCTTCGGAGGGGCAAGGGCCCAGTATGATCTGCGGCGTATCCTGATCTATCTGGATGCGCATTTTGTGAATAAGCCGGAAGTAATGATTTCTTTCGCACACAAGAAGTTTGACGGTGATGGTAACCTGTCCGACGAAGATACCCGCGAACATATCGGCAGGCTGGTGACCGCGCTGTGCGAATGGGCCCAACGCCTGCATACCGCGCCTACGTAG